A region from the Rheinheimera mangrovi genome encodes:
- a CDS encoding glycoside hydrolase family 3 protein, with product MAKVMAKAAKVSKRKELSKGLLVLAGGLVLTGCGQPAVQVPEPVPEQTASPSTTETPVITPTNWPLQQPPIARNQAIEDKIKALLAQMSPEQKVGQIIQADIASVTPKQVRDYYLGSVLNGGNSAPGRDNRAGAAAWLELADAFWQASTDTSDGRPYIPVMWGTDAVHGHSNVKGATIFPHNIGLGAMREPELMREIGRVTAAEMQVTGLDWTFAPTIAVVRDDRWGRTYESYGEDPQLVASYAPHILQGIQGVPDSADFLKGQHMLATVKHFLGDGGTVDGKDQGDNQHTEAELRDIHGTPYYSAIAAGARVVMASYNSWFGEKMHGYRPMLNDVLVNRMGFDGFVVGDWNGHGQVKGCTPTDCANSLNGGLDMFMAPDSWEKLYQNTLAQVKDGRISTERLDEAVSRVLRIKAEMGLFEQVKPSERPLAGRYELLGSTEHKAIARQAARKSLVLLKNNQQLLPLKSSSKVLVAGDGADHIGKQSGGWTLSWQGSGNKNTDFPNGESIYTGIKQAVEAGGGKAELSENGRFNDKPDVAVVVFGEEPYAEFVGDRSHLAFDDGRALQILTELKALGIPTVSVFLSGRPLWVNPELNQSDAFVAAFLPGSEGGAVADLLFRSPEGEIRHDFQGKLSFSWPAKATGELLNLGDKNYQPQFAYGYGLTYSDKTELAKLSEESGISADQVLNFSRYLHAGKAVNPWQLQLLDKGQVTVVTEPLQKSAGGALEAAATDRLQQEDSVLLSFHKDAAVSLNHAQGVALDLSRQANGDMTLELEYQVVAMTQGKVSVAMQCGDNCKSTLDFSGYFAGMAGKGWHSVKIPLRCFTEANSSFDLTKISQPLLLEATAGLKLQLAKVRLAENEGQGQCGN from the coding sequence ATGGCGAAGGTAATGGCAAAGGCGGCAAAAGTCAGTAAGCGTAAAGAGCTTAGTAAGGGGCTGTTAGTTTTGGCTGGTGGTCTGGTGTTAACCGGTTGTGGTCAGCCCGCAGTTCAGGTGCCCGAACCTGTTCCGGAGCAAACGGCCAGCCCAAGTACAACTGAAACCCCAGTGATCACGCCAACCAACTGGCCATTGCAGCAGCCTCCTATAGCGCGTAATCAGGCGATAGAAGACAAAATCAAAGCTCTGCTCGCACAGATGAGCCCTGAACAAAAAGTAGGGCAAATTATTCAGGCCGATATTGCCTCAGTCACGCCAAAACAAGTGCGGGATTATTATCTTGGGTCTGTACTGAATGGCGGCAACTCAGCGCCTGGCCGTGACAACAGAGCGGGCGCCGCCGCCTGGTTGGAGCTGGCTGATGCCTTTTGGCAAGCCAGTACTGATACCAGCGATGGCCGGCCTTATATCCCTGTGATGTGGGGCACAGACGCCGTGCACGGCCATAGTAATGTCAAAGGCGCCACTATTTTCCCGCATAACATAGGTTTGGGCGCCATGCGTGAACCAGAGCTAATGCGTGAAATAGGCCGGGTGACTGCAGCTGAAATGCAGGTGACAGGCCTGGACTGGACCTTTGCTCCCACTATTGCCGTAGTGCGGGACGACCGCTGGGGCCGCACTTATGAATCTTACGGCGAAGACCCACAACTGGTGGCTTCTTATGCGCCTCATATCCTGCAAGGTATTCAGGGTGTTCCAGACTCTGCCGACTTCTTAAAAGGTCAGCATATGCTGGCAACGGTGAAACACTTTTTAGGTGATGGCGGCACTGTGGATGGCAAGGATCAGGGTGATAACCAGCATACCGAAGCAGAGCTGCGTGACATCCATGGAACGCCCTATTACAGCGCAATAGCTGCTGGCGCCAGGGTTGTGATGGCGTCTTACAACAGCTGGTTTGGCGAAAAGATGCATGGCTACCGTCCTATGCTGAACGATGTGCTGGTTAACCGTATGGGTTTTGACGGTTTTGTCGTAGGCGACTGGAATGGTCATGGTCAGGTGAAGGGTTGTACACCTACAGATTGCGCTAATTCACTGAACGGTGGTTTGGATATGTTTATGGCACCGGACAGCTGGGAGAAGTTGTATCAGAACACTTTAGCTCAGGTGAAAGACGGCCGTATTTCTACAGAACGACTGGATGAAGCAGTCAGCCGAGTGCTGCGAATTAAAGCCGAAATGGGTTTGTTTGAGCAGGTGAAACCTTCAGAGCGGCCTTTGGCTGGCCGTTATGAATTGCTGGGCAGCACTGAACACAAAGCCATTGCTCGTCAGGCGGCGCGTAAGTCGTTGGTATTACTGAAAAACAACCAGCAACTGCTGCCACTCAAATCCAGTAGCAAGGTGTTGGTGGCTGGTGATGGTGCTGACCATATTGGTAAACAAAGCGGTGGCTGGACCTTAAGTTGGCAAGGCTCTGGCAATAAAAACACTGATTTCCCGAATGGTGAATCCATTTATACCGGTATTAAACAGGCGGTTGAAGCTGGTGGTGGCAAAGCAGAGCTGAGCGAAAATGGTCGCTTTAATGACAAACCTGATGTCGCAGTCGTGGTCTTTGGTGAAGAACCTTATGCCGAGTTTGTCGGCGATCGCAGCCATCTGGCTTTTGATGATGGCCGGGCTTTGCAAATTTTGACCGAATTAAAAGCGCTGGGTATTCCAACGGTTTCGGTGTTTTTGTCAGGCCGGCCTTTGTGGGTCAATCCTGAGCTGAATCAATCCGATGCTTTTGTTGCTGCCTTTTTACCTGGCAGTGAAGGTGGTGCTGTGGCTGATCTGCTGTTCCGTTCGCCTGAAGGCGAAATCCGTCATGATTTTCAGGGCAAGTTATCCTTTTCCTGGCCAGCCAAAGCGACAGGTGAGTTGCTGAATCTGGGCGACAAAAATTATCAGCCGCAGTTTGCTTATGGTTATGGCCTGACGTATAGCGACAAAACGGAACTGGCTAAGCTTAGCGAAGAGTCTGGCATTAGTGCCGACCAGGTGCTGAATTTCAGCCGTTATCTGCATGCCGGCAAAGCTGTTAATCCATGGCAGTTGCAATTGTTAGATAAAGGTCAGGTAACAGTAGTGACTGAACCGTTGCAAAAATCTGCTGGCGGTGCATTAGAAGCTGCTGCCACAGACAGATTACAACAGGAAGATTCAGTACTCTTGAGCTTCCACAAAGATGCTGCTGTGTCTTTAAATCATGCTCAGGGTGTGGCTTTGGATCTAAGTCGTCAGGCCAATGGCGATATGACACTGGAGCTGGAATATCAGGTGGTTGCGATGACTCAGGGTAAAGTCAGTGTGGCGATGCAGTGTGGTGATAACTGCAAATCTACTCTGGATTTCAGTGGTTATTTTGCTGGTATGGCGGGCAAAGGCTGGCACAGTGTGAAGATACCACTTCGCTGTTTCACTGAAGCCAATAGCAGTTTTGATCTGACCAAAATCAGCCAGCCGTTGCTGCTGGAAGCCACAGCAGGCTTAAAGCTGCAATTGGCTAAAGTACGTCTGGCTGAAAATGAAGGCCAGGGTCAATGCGGCAATTAA
- a CDS encoding cupin-like domain-containing protein, producing the protein MLRVSRTTKEIHCKNGQIPPEVFAAAEPVILRGLVHHWPLVQLGQQGSAAVVDYLCSYYNGKATQVFYGEPALNGRYFYDDSCSKLNYETRLGQVDQVLQQILQWQQQEQSPSVYIASNLLSTHFPGLRQQNDIELPKPVVNYETEPDRVSIWLGNKSLAACHYDSSENLACCVLGKRRFTLFPPDQVSHLYPGPLEPTPGGQVISMVDFDQPDLERFPDFPKAIAAGQIAELEPGDALYLPSMWWHQVEGLSSFNILINYWWSTAPRYTGSGMNLLYHALLCLRDKPEHERKAWQALLNHYVFDDPKKAGAHLPEQARGVLGDLNEMQARQLRAMLLNRLNR; encoded by the coding sequence ATGTTAAGGGTCAGTCGTACAACCAAAGAAATTCACTGCAAAAACGGGCAGATTCCGCCTGAGGTATTCGCTGCTGCTGAGCCGGTAATACTGCGTGGTCTGGTCCATCACTGGCCATTGGTGCAACTGGGGCAGCAGGGTTCTGCCGCAGTGGTGGATTACCTCTGCAGTTATTACAACGGCAAAGCCACTCAGGTATTTTATGGCGAACCCGCTCTGAATGGCCGTTATTTTTATGACGATAGCTGCAGCAAACTCAATTATGAAACCCGGCTGGGTCAGGTGGATCAGGTGCTGCAGCAAATTTTGCAATGGCAGCAGCAAGAGCAATCTCCTTCTGTCTATATAGCCTCTAATTTGCTCAGTACGCATTTCCCCGGCTTGCGACAACAGAACGATATTGAACTGCCAAAACCTGTAGTGAACTACGAAACAGAACCAGACAGAGTCAGTATCTGGTTGGGCAATAAATCGCTGGCGGCTTGTCATTACGATTCCTCGGAAAATCTGGCCTGCTGTGTGCTGGGCAAAAGGCGTTTTACCCTGTTTCCACCGGATCAGGTCAGCCATTTGTATCCGGGACCTTTAGAACCAACACCAGGTGGTCAGGTGATCAGCATGGTGGATTTCGACCAGCCGGATTTAGAACGTTTCCCTGATTTTCCAAAAGCCATAGCTGCTGGCCAGATTGCTGAACTTGAGCCCGGAGATGCGCTTTATCTGCCCAGTATGTGGTGGCATCAGGTCGAAGGCTTAAGCAGCTTTAATATTCTGATCAACTACTGGTGGAGCACAGCGCCCCGCTACACAGGCTCAGGCATGAATTTGCTGTATCACGCCCTGCTATGCCTGCGCGATAAACCAGAACATGAACGCAAAGCCTGGCAGGCTTTGCTAAACCACTATGTATTTGACGACCCGAAAAAAGCCGGCGCGCATTTGCCGGAGCAAGCCCGTGGTGTGTTGGGTGATCTGAATGAAATGCAGGCCAGACAATTGCGCGCCATGCTGTTAAACAGATTAAACCGCTAA
- a CDS encoding glycoside hydrolase family 3 N-terminal domain-containing protein: protein MGKQLLSAVLGLGVAFAASAQQPYQNASLPTEQRVDDLLSRMTLEEKVAQLQTVWQKRRTLEDKELQFLPEKAKELIPLGIGHIGRPSEFKTPQQTAEFNNALQRWLKENTRLGIPAMMHEEALHGYAAFDATSFPQAIALASSWSPQDMHDVYALSAREMRATGSHWALTPILDIARDPRWGRIEETMGEDPYLMSAMGVAAVEGFQGKTGKAGPFAADKVVATLKHLTGHGQPAAGVNIAPAFIGERELHEVFLPPFEAAVKLAHASSIMASYNEIDGIPSHVNKPLLEDIVRQQWGFNGVIVSDYFAIEELGSRHGLYGSEAAAGKAALLAGVDMETPDPKTFPHLTALVKSGQLDEAAIDKAVRRVLALKFRLGLFEQPYVDATKANGIVGADSDRVFARQVAEKSMVLLKNDGTLPLKADKIRQLAVIGPHANEVLLGGYSSIPRQTVSIVDGLRQKLEGKAKVEFAPGTKLTKALTQTPAKQAAFVTSDIAERSKAAGTYSMQRWNYDDIHLADEADRKGLLDQAVALAKKSDAVVLVLGENEGLSREAWADTHLGDRSSLDLVGNQLELAKAILATGKPLVLVLTNGRPLALGELAVSMPAIIEAWYLGQETGSALANVLFGDVSPSGKLPLTFPRSAGHIPSYYNHKISAKRGYLFDDISPLYPFGHGLSYSSFDYSALKIDESQAKANGEVTVSMTIRNSGQFDATEVVQLYIQDPAASVTRPVKQLKGFLPVPLKAGQQAKVEFKLPVNLLAFFDQQMNWVVEPGEIKLMIGSSSADIRLNGSFIIKGDITEVGANKAYLSQARIL, encoded by the coding sequence GTGGGCAAACAACTTCTCTCTGCGGTGCTGGGTTTAGGAGTCGCTTTTGCGGCTTCAGCTCAGCAGCCTTATCAAAATGCCAGTTTGCCAACAGAGCAGCGTGTGGATGATTTATTGTCCCGCATGACGCTGGAAGAAAAAGTGGCTCAGCTACAAACCGTCTGGCAAAAACGCCGCACTCTGGAAGACAAAGAGCTGCAGTTTTTACCGGAAAAAGCCAAAGAATTAATACCGCTGGGTATTGGCCATATAGGCCGCCCCAGCGAGTTTAAAACCCCGCAGCAAACGGCAGAATTTAATAATGCCTTGCAGCGCTGGTTAAAGGAAAACACCAGGCTGGGCATTCCGGCCATGATGCATGAAGAAGCTTTGCATGGGTATGCTGCTTTTGATGCCACCAGTTTTCCGCAGGCGATAGCTCTTGCCAGCAGCTGGTCGCCACAAGATATGCATGATGTTTATGCGCTGTCAGCCCGTGAAATGCGCGCGACGGGTTCGCACTGGGCCTTAACTCCTATTCTGGATATAGCCCGTGACCCACGTTGGGGCCGGATTGAAGAAACCATGGGTGAAGACCCTTACCTGATGTCGGCCATGGGTGTGGCCGCAGTCGAAGGTTTTCAGGGCAAAACGGGGAAAGCAGGCCCTTTTGCTGCAGATAAAGTAGTAGCGACCTTAAAGCATTTGACGGGTCATGGTCAGCCAGCAGCGGGGGTCAATATAGCTCCGGCCTTTATTGGCGAACGTGAACTCCATGAAGTGTTTTTACCGCCTTTTGAAGCTGCAGTAAAACTGGCGCATGCCAGCAGTATTATGGCGTCCTACAACGAAATTGATGGTATTCCATCTCACGTGAATAAGCCTTTACTGGAAGATATAGTGCGTCAGCAATGGGGCTTTAACGGTGTCATTGTCAGTGACTATTTTGCCATTGAAGAATTGGGCAGCCGGCATGGTTTATACGGCAGCGAAGCCGCAGCAGGCAAAGCGGCTTTGTTAGCTGGCGTGGATATGGAAACTCCGGACCCAAAAACCTTCCCCCATTTAACGGCCTTAGTGAAATCAGGTCAGTTGGATGAAGCTGCAATCGACAAAGCTGTGCGGCGGGTATTAGCGCTGAAATTCAGGTTAGGTTTGTTTGAACAACCTTATGTGGATGCAACAAAAGCCAATGGGATTGTTGGTGCTGATTCAGATCGTGTTTTTGCCCGTCAGGTGGCTGAAAAGTCGATGGTACTGCTGAAAAATGACGGAACTTTGCCGCTAAAAGCCGATAAAATCCGCCAGCTTGCGGTGATTGGTCCTCATGCTAATGAAGTTTTATTGGGTGGCTACAGCAGTATTCCGCGCCAGACTGTCAGTATTGTCGATGGCTTACGGCAAAAGCTGGAGGGCAAAGCCAAGGTAGAATTTGCTCCGGGCACAAAACTCACTAAAGCCTTAACACAAACTCCAGCTAAACAAGCGGCTTTTGTCACCAGTGATATAGCAGAACGCAGCAAAGCCGCAGGCACTTATTCGATGCAGCGCTGGAATTATGACGATATTCATTTAGCCGATGAGGCCGATCGCAAAGGTTTGCTGGATCAAGCTGTGGCATTGGCAAAAAAATCTGATGCAGTGGTATTGGTGTTGGGCGAAAACGAAGGCTTGTCCCGTGAAGCCTGGGCTGACACCCATTTAGGCGATCGCAGTAGTCTGGATTTAGTCGGTAATCAGCTGGAGTTAGCCAAAGCTATTTTGGCGACAGGTAAACCGCTGGTGCTGGTGCTGACCAATGGCCGGCCTCTGGCTTTGGGCGAACTGGCGGTGTCTATGCCTGCTATTATCGAAGCCTGGTATCTGGGGCAGGAAACCGGCTCAGCTTTAGCTAATGTGTTGTTTGGCGATGTAAGCCCTTCCGGTAAATTACCCCTGACTTTTCCTCGTAGCGCCGGTCATATTCCGAGTTATTACAACCATAAAATTTCTGCCAAAAGGGGGTATTTGTTTGACGACATCAGCCCTTTATACCCCTTTGGTCATGGCCTGAGTTACAGCAGCTTTGATTACAGCGCTCTTAAGATTGATGAAAGCCAGGCCAAAGCTAATGGCGAAGTGACTGTTAGTATGACGATTCGCAACAGCGGTCAATTTGATGCGACTGAAGTGGTGCAGCTGTATATTCAGGACCCCGCAGCCAGTGTGACCCGTCCTGTAAAACAGTTAAAAGGCTTTTTACCTGTACCACTCAAAGCAGGCCAACAGGCAAAGGTTGAATTTAAATTGCCGGTGAACTTATTGGCATTTTTTGATCAACAGATGAACTGGGTGGTTGAACCCGGTGAAATCAAATTGATGATTGGCAGCTCTTCAGCAGATATCCGCCTGAATGGTAGTTTTATCATCAAAGGTGACATAACAGAGGTCGGTGCCAATAAGGCTTATTTAAGTCAGGCGCGGATTCTTTAA
- a CDS encoding tryptophan halogenase family protein yields MQQVKKVVIAGGGTAGWVAAAALSKRLKGLIEVVLIESEEIGTVGVGESTVPPVLLFHNLLGIDEQEFMKATDATFKLAISFENWGQTGDQYFHPFGVTGKGSFLTDFQHYYLHGLSQGVDAPFGDYCYELQAAKQHKFGKTDKSSINYAYHLDAGRYARFLRKFSEDLGAVRIEGKIAQVLQHVNGDIRSLVLESGQEITGDLFIDCTGFRALLIEQSLKTGYEHWDHWLPCNKAVVVQTESAATLPPYTRAMAHDSGWQWRIPLQHRVGNGLVYTSDYLSDEQAKQRLLGNLETPALIEPRMLSYQTGRRKKLWNKNCIAIGLSSGFIEPLESTSIFLFMSGIIRLLRLFPFNGVTPALMDEYNQQSITEVEKIRDFIILHYHQTERNDSPFWQYCRTMSIPDTLAHRIELFKESAHAFQTGDEMFRLESWSHVMLGQRLQPQSYHQLVAGLGQGELSRHLQSIRETINAAVDRLPSHRDFLRHYCPSNLN; encoded by the coding sequence ATGCAACAGGTTAAAAAAGTAGTGATTGCAGGTGGAGGCACAGCGGGCTGGGTCGCAGCCGCAGCTTTATCCAAACGCCTGAAAGGCCTGATTGAAGTTGTGCTCATTGAATCCGAAGAAATTGGCACTGTAGGTGTTGGAGAGTCAACTGTTCCTCCTGTACTGCTGTTTCATAACCTGTTGGGCATAGACGAACAGGAGTTTATGAAAGCCACGGACGCGACTTTTAAACTGGCCATCTCTTTTGAAAACTGGGGCCAGACGGGCGATCAGTATTTCCACCCCTTTGGCGTCACAGGCAAAGGCAGTTTTTTAACTGACTTTCAGCATTATTATTTGCACGGCTTAAGCCAGGGCGTTGATGCGCCTTTTGGTGATTATTGTTATGAATTGCAGGCGGCTAAACAGCATAAATTCGGCAAAACCGACAAATCGAGCATCAACTATGCCTATCACCTAGATGCTGGCCGTTATGCCCGTTTTCTGCGCAAATTCAGCGAAGATTTAGGCGCAGTGCGGATTGAAGGCAAAATTGCTCAGGTGCTGCAACATGTCAACGGCGATATCCGCTCTTTGGTGCTGGAATCAGGCCAGGAAATAACCGGGGATTTGTTTATCGACTGCACAGGCTTCAGAGCTTTGCTGATCGAACAAAGCTTAAAAACAGGTTATGAACATTGGGACCACTGGCTGCCCTGCAATAAAGCTGTGGTGGTACAAACCGAATCAGCTGCCACATTACCCCCTTACACCAGAGCTATGGCGCACGACAGTGGCTGGCAATGGCGTATTCCTTTGCAGCACAGAGTCGGCAACGGCCTGGTCTATACCAGCGATTATTTGTCGGATGAACAGGCAAAACAGCGTTTGCTCGGCAATCTGGAAACCCCGGCCCTGATCGAGCCCAGAATGCTGAGTTATCAGACAGGGCGGCGGAAAAAACTCTGGAATAAAAACTGTATCGCCATTGGTTTATCCAGTGGTTTTATTGAACCGCTGGAATCGACCAGCATTTTCCTGTTTATGAGCGGCATTATCCGCTTATTACGACTCTTTCCATTTAACGGCGTTACGCCAGCTCTGATGGATGAATACAATCAGCAGTCCATTACCGAAGTGGAAAAAATCCGCGACTTTATTATTTTGCATTACCACCAGACTGAGCGAAACGACAGTCCGTTTTGGCAGTATTGCCGCACTATGTCGATCCCGGATACGCTGGCGCACCGCATCGAATTGTTCAAAGAAAGCGCCCATGCCTTCCAGACAGGAGATGAAATGTTCAGGCTGGAGTCCTGGAGTCATGTAATGTTAGGGCAACGGCTGCAACCACAAAGTTATCACCAGCTGGTAGCGGGTTTAGGTCAGGGCGAATTAAGTCGTCATCTGCAGAGTATTCGCGAGACCATTAACGCTGCGGTCGACAGACTGCCGTCGCATCGTGACTTTTTACGTCACTATTGTCCTTCTAATCTCAACTGA
- a CDS encoding DUF6445 family protein, translating to MQITRLTIGQEQSPLLVVDNFVPEPQSLVNFAASQKFLANSPYYPGIRAAAPQAYQQFMLHSLQQTLIDYFELPATQLGFSVCHFSLVTTPPTQLKLLQRIPHFDTTEKHALAAVHYLFQGDQGGTAFYRHRKTGFESIDESRTLEYYRSLESENDGPYLPKAVDGYIQGDTPLFEQIAAQPGVFNRLVVYRRQLLHSGMITQHTSLSADPRVGRLTISSFIDPA from the coding sequence ATGCAGATCACCAGGCTGACCATAGGGCAAGAACAATCACCGCTTTTGGTGGTGGATAACTTTGTGCCAGAGCCACAAAGCCTGGTGAACTTTGCCGCCAGTCAGAAGTTTTTGGCCAATTCACCTTATTATCCGGGTATTCGCGCGGCGGCACCGCAGGCCTACCAGCAATTTATGCTGCACAGCCTGCAACAGACCTTGATTGATTACTTTGAACTACCTGCGACTCAGCTTGGTTTCTCCGTCTGTCATTTTTCATTGGTGACTACGCCACCCACACAACTCAAGCTACTGCAACGTATCCCCCATTTTGATACCACAGAAAAACATGCGCTGGCTGCAGTGCATTATTTATTTCAGGGTGATCAGGGCGGCACAGCCTTTTACCGGCATCGCAAAACAGGCTTTGAGTCTATAGATGAAAGCCGCACTCTGGAGTATTACCGTTCACTGGAAAGCGAAAACGACGGCCCTTATTTACCTAAGGCCGTTGATGGTTATATTCAGGGGGATACGCCCTTGTTTGAGCAAATTGCAGCACAGCCCGGTGTATTTAACCGGCTGGTCGTGTATCGCCGCCAGCTGTTGCACAGCGGCATGATCACCCAGCACACCAGTCTTTCAGCAGACCCCAGAGTGGGCAGACTAACTATCAGTAGCTTTATTGACCCGGCTTAA
- a CDS encoding sialate O-acetylesterase, which translates to MLRLILTAALLLSPLAHGDIRLPKLIGEGMVLQRDTAIPLWGWAAADETVEVRFNGQLLGQVKTKDGRWTVQLPAQQAGGPHQLSFKGRNQIELKDIYFGDVWVASGQSNMELEMARVAEAYPEDLTSANYPLIRQFKVPQEYNFKAPQQDFSAGAWVSASPQSIANFSAVAFYFGRDLFRHNGVPVGILNNALGGSPVEAWMSEEALQPFPEALAEGIKFRDDKLIQSITAADKSKNEQWYGDLQRRDPGLTSKTPWFSESFDDSSWQKFTVPGFRSEPFTGVWWLRKTIELTAAQAQEASIVRLGSIVDADEVYINGKQVGNTTYMYPPRRYELPKGLLKAGTNLVAVRITATNGKTGLLPDKPYWIGTDSNPLPLTGEWKMQTAAVAQNLPGDTFIRWKPLGLYNGLLAPLTSLPIKGVIWYQGESNVGAYKDYQPRFTTMIRDWRAKWAQGTGQPNQFPFLLVQLANFLEKTPDPVDSAWAGLREAQRQSLSEANTAMVVAIDKGEWNDIHPVDKKTIGQRLALAARAVALGENLEYKGPEPAAVTSEGSQLKLSFNHSGKSLVLKGTGNSFAIAGADGKYRWAQVQLKDQQLLLSHPEIKAPVKVRYGWADNPEAVLFNSEGLPAGPFEAKIMK; encoded by the coding sequence ATGTTAAGACTCATACTAACTGCAGCGTTATTGCTAAGCCCTTTGGCTCATGGGGATATTCGCCTGCCTAAGTTGATCGGCGAAGGCATGGTGTTGCAGCGTGATACGGCCATTCCACTCTGGGGCTGGGCTGCTGCGGATGAAACCGTTGAGGTGCGTTTTAATGGCCAGCTGCTTGGTCAGGTCAAAACAAAAGATGGCCGCTGGACAGTGCAACTACCAGCCCAACAGGCCGGTGGTCCACATCAGTTAAGTTTTAAAGGTCGTAACCAGATTGAACTGAAAGATATTTATTTTGGTGATGTCTGGGTAGCGTCTGGCCAGTCCAATATGGAACTGGAAATGGCGCGGGTGGCTGAGGCGTATCCGGAGGATTTAACCAGCGCCAATTATCCTTTGATCCGCCAGTTTAAGGTGCCGCAAGAGTACAACTTTAAAGCGCCACAACAGGATTTCAGTGCCGGGGCCTGGGTTTCTGCCAGCCCGCAAAGCATAGCCAATTTCTCCGCTGTGGCTTTTTACTTTGGTCGCGACTTATTCCGGCATAACGGCGTGCCCGTTGGCATTTTAAATAATGCCTTGGGCGGTTCACCTGTAGAGGCCTGGATGAGTGAAGAGGCATTACAGCCTTTTCCTGAAGCTTTGGCCGAAGGCATAAAGTTTCGTGATGACAAGTTGATCCAGTCCATTACAGCGGCGGACAAAAGCAAAAATGAGCAGTGGTACGGTGATTTACAGCGCCGTGATCCGGGCTTGACCAGTAAAACTCCCTGGTTCAGCGAAAGTTTCGATGACAGTTCCTGGCAAAAATTTACAGTGCCTGGCTTCAGATCAGAGCCTTTCACTGGCGTCTGGTGGCTGCGTAAAACAATAGAGCTGACAGCAGCCCAAGCCCAAGAGGCCAGCATAGTGCGGCTTGGCTCCATAGTGGATGCTGACGAGGTCTATATCAACGGTAAGCAAGTGGGGAATACCACTTACATGTACCCGCCACGCCGTTATGAGTTACCTAAAGGACTGCTCAAAGCCGGCACTAACTTAGTTGCGGTACGGATCACTGCCACCAACGGCAAAACAGGGTTGTTGCCGGATAAACCTTATTGGATAGGCACAGACAGCAATCCACTGCCCCTGACTGGCGAGTGGAAAATGCAAACTGCGGCTGTGGCGCAGAATTTACCTGGTGATACTTTTATCCGCTGGAAACCTCTGGGTTTATACAATGGCTTGTTAGCCCCTTTAACTTCGTTGCCGATCAAAGGAGTGATTTGGTATCAGGGCGAGTCCAATGTGGGTGCCTATAAAGACTATCAACCACGTTTTACCACTATGATCCGTGACTGGCGCGCCAAATGGGCGCAAGGCACAGGCCAGCCTAATCAGTTTCCGTTTTTATTGGTGCAACTGGCGAATTTCCTGGAAAAAACACCAGATCCTGTCGACAGTGCCTGGGCAGGTTTACGCGAAGCACAGCGTCAAAGTTTATCCGAAGCCAACACAGCTATGGTGGTGGCTATCGACAAAGGTGAATGGAACGATATTCATCCGGTAGATAAAAAGACCATAGGACAGCGGTTGGCTTTAGCGGCCCGCGCTGTAGCTTTGGGCGAAAACCTCGAATACAAAGGGCCAGAACCAGCTGCTGTGACCTCTGAAGGCTCGCAGCTCAAACTCAGCTTTAATCACAGCGGTAAAAGCTTAGTGCTGAAAGGCACAGGCAACAGCTTTGCTATAGCTGGCGCAGATGGTAAATATCGTTGGGCACAAGTTCAGCTCAAAGATCAGCAACTGCTGTTGTCACACCCTGAAATTAAAGCACCAGTCAAAGTGCGATATGGCTGGGCTGATAATCCAGAGGCGGTACTTTTTAATAGCGAAGGTCTACCCGCAGGGCCTTTTGAAGCAAAAATAATGAAATGA
- a CDS encoding SapC family protein, which translates to MTRHVLLNNIDHQHTRVIHYFGPEFGDNLHSALVFPNEFTELQKEYPVLLRKDDPQGSFQAIALLGFAAAENLYLNAQHPTGWDARYIPASIEKGPFLIGFQRAASMQDQAPDAVVHIDMDHPKVGTEQGQQLFLSQGGNSPYLEHISARLDTIHQGTNLAPVFYKALEQLELVEPVTIEFALHTSEKIRLTGNYCINEQRLATLPAEALLKLHQSGFLALIYAMVFSMGNIRHLIERKNNSMRQQSPE; encoded by the coding sequence ATGACCAGGCATGTGTTATTAAATAATATCGACCATCAGCACACCCGCGTTATCCACTACTTTGGCCCGGAGTTCGGCGACAATCTGCACAGCGCTCTGGTGTTCCCCAATGAATTTACTGAATTACAGAAAGAATATCCTGTTCTGTTGCGCAAAGATGATCCACAAGGCAGCTTTCAGGCCATAGCTTTATTAGGCTTTGCCGCAGCTGAAAATTTATATCTGAATGCCCAACACCCCACAGGCTGGGATGCCCGCTATATTCCGGCCAGTATTGAAAAAGGTCCTTTCCTGATCGGCTTTCAGCGCGCTGCTAGTATGCAGGATCAAGCACCGGATGCTGTGGTCCATATCGATATGGATCACCCCAAAGTCGGCACAGAACAAGGTCAGCAATTGTTTTTGTCTCAGGGTGGCAACAGCCCTTACCTGGAACATATCTCTGCGCGGCTGGATACTATTCATCAAGGCACAAACTTAGCGCCTGTGTTTTATAAAGCACTGGAGCAACTGGAACTGGTGGAGCCCGTCACTATTGAATTTGCTTTGCATACCAGTGAAAAAATCCGCTTAACAGGCAACTATTGCATTAACGAACAACGACTGGCGACTTTACCGGCCGAAGCACTGCTGAAGTTACACCAATCTGGCTTTTTAGCACTGATTTACGCTATGGTTTTTTCAATGGGCAACATCCGACATTTAATAGAACGAAAAAACAATAGCATGCGCCAACAAAGCCCGGAGTGA